GGTTTCATCTGcaagatcttgatcaacaattcttccTCATAATCGTTCAATTTATATCCCTGCTCGGCAACATCGCGCTGTTGCCTTCGTATCTTactttccatcttcttgaagtcgaGGTTGGCGTTGACCATCATTTCCTGGATCTTCTGGCCCTTTTCAAAAGAGGTGATTCCAGGAAAATGGATATGTCTGAGAGTCTTGTAGTTCTCCACTATGGGCACAAACTTGGTCACACATGCTGTGGAGTTGTGTCTCACAAATGTGCGATATATGAAACTGGACATCACTGCTAGCAGCTTCGAATCTTGCAGCCTATTTGAAAAGGATAGCCGATACACAGATAAGGAAAGACGTAGATTACAAACTGAAAGATGCCAATTATGATATAGGTGAAAAACTTTCCTGCACTTTACACCAAGGTAAATATCAGATTTTATGCTCTTGATCCGAAATAGTGGTTAAAACACAACTCTTTTTTTCAACACAGAATAAATGGAGACTGGGAATGAACGGAAAGTGGACAAGTTGTTTCCCGAAAGACAATTGCCGAAAAATTGAAGGACATCATCACCtaagaggaagaagatgttttATATGAGTTAAAATATCAATACAAAACCTAGCTAAGAATGTCTCTGCATACAAGCCTTCCTCCATAAAATCTGAAGAGTGCAGGCAGCCAAAAACACAAGATTTTGTAGATAGTTGCAATTCGAATATTTACTTCTCTCTTTGGATGTCTACCAGTTACAACTTTTCGATTTTCACCTTTTCCTTCCTGAATTGCCACAGAGATGCTGCTGGATTCCAGCACCCGAAATCCACAGCTACATGCGCCTGCTGGGCTCCGCGTGCCTTTGAATCTCACAACTTCCAATCTCAGTTCCCCCACAACTGCGACAACGCCTACTTCCGTATCTTCTCGGCACGGTCTGAGTGAGATTCTTTCGTCTGGATCAGATGGGGATAGAGAGTCAGTTCCCTATACTGCTAAGTCGCCATTTTCGACTCCCAAACAGCCAATAGGTAAACGTAGAACAGTCATTGTTAACGACTTCAAGCCTTCAAGTGCAAGGAAGCCTCGGGCTGGACCACTTTCAGAATTAAATGAAAATTCGTCTAAAGCAATCAAAAAGACTTCAAGCAAACTAGcagatattgaagatgatcCTGTAGTGCAAACAGCAGAGTTTAAGTTCCTTTACCGTTTGTATGTTCCCAACAAGTATCTAATTCGTAACAACaagatgctgaagaagaacttgttgaaccaCCTTCCGTTGATTATACCTTCGGCTGTAAATGAGACATCTCCCACAAGTTCTACGAGTTCTCAGATATCTTCACGAACATCAAATGACTACGCGGGTCTtaatttccaagttcatcTATTTCTCAGCTCTATCATGGTGAATTATATCAGCTCCTGGTACCTCACCAAATTAAACACAGACGATATGTTATTTCTTCAGCTGGTGTATCAGCTTTTGAGCGACTTAGTAAGAGATATCAGTAGAAGAGTCAATGCTGTTTTGAAAGACGAGGTACTGATAGTAGGCGTCATAGATGATGTAGCCTCTATTTTGAACAAGCATATTTCAGACTTGGTAGCCCATGATTCGCAGTATGAGCTTGAGATCTTACGTACCTTTCAAAACCGGGCCAATTCCACTAACGTGTTTGATGAAGACCCTTCAGATGACGTGGAAACTGTCATCGACAGATACTTGGCCTCAAACCATCTAATTTTCAGGCAGAATGTCCAAGATACCTCGTTACAGAATACTATCAACAGACTAGGAATTTCCAGTGAAAATAGttccaagttgttcacATTTGAGAAGTCTGCATTCGATGATACTCAGCTCACGGAACCCCCAGACGATCCTCGTCAATTAGAGTATTTCAGAATCATCACCCACAACATATTGGAAGCAACATTTGAGAATACGACAGAAGACTACGCTATAAATCCTCTATCGTCCAAGATAGGAACAAAATTGATCGTAAGCTTGGTAAGTGACTTGATATTTATCAAGATATTCGATAAGTTGTCGACACCTGACTTCATATTGGACACAGTTGGAGACGGAATCGTTAGTGCAATAGAAAAGTATTTGGATAGCAAGTCGTCATCTATTTCTAAGCCTGTTACAACATCCAAATCTGTCACTATATCTTCTAGGGCTCAGGTTATACTAAGTTCTGTCTACAATCGTGTAAGTCGAATAATACTCGGTGTTTCTGTCAGTAAGAATACGGGTGATACCCCTGATAGCAACGATGTAGAGCCTGACATTTTCGGCAACTCGgtatttcaactttttgacaccatcaccaacttTTCCAGCAGGAAGCCTTTATTGACTGGAATATTGGTGTTTTGTAAAGATTTGTTGCAAATTAATAGTCTGGTAGCAGCTAAGGTGAACTCAATATGTACCGGATACATTTCGAAAAAGATCCTTAGTTCCAATTTCATTGGCGATGGTAGTTTATCAGGGATCATATCTGATTTACGTGT
This window of the Scheffersomyces stipitis CBS 6054 chromosome 6, complete sequence genome carries:
- a CDS encoding predicted protein, whose amino-acid sequence is EDDPVVQTAEFKFLYRLYVPNKYLIRNNKMSKKNLLNHLPLIIPSAISSRTSNDYAGLNFQVHLFLSSIMVNYISSWYLTKLNTDDMLFLQSVYQLLSDLVRDISRRVNAVLKDEVSIVGVIDDVASILNKHISDLVAHDSQYELEILRTFQNRANSTNVFDEDPSDDVETVIDRYLASNHLIFRQNKSAFDDTQLTEPPDDPRQLEYFRIITHNILEATFENTTEDYAINPLSSKIGTKLIVSLVSDLIFIKIFDKLSTPDFILDTVGDGIVSAIEKYLDSKSSSISKPVTTSKSVTISSRAQVILSSVYNRVSRIILGVSVSKNTGDTPDSNDVEPDIFGNSVFQLFDTITNFSSRKPLLTGILVFCKDLLQINSSVAAKVNSICTGYISKKILSSNFIGDGSLSGIISDLRVNIFEKKDDKKEELEKDRVTVDQLTEKIFNLIRDKIPGLLPSFTRVTPFFNYFEETDEDLKEAIRRMLVIFNYENGSDNIELHETCKLNKLLMINLIDCVIRTLYPELVQNTI